A window of Piliocolobus tephrosceles isolate RC106 chromosome 13, ASM277652v3, whole genome shotgun sequence contains these coding sequences:
- the RPS6KA4 gene encoding ribosomal protein S6 kinase alpha-4 isoform X1, whose translation MGDEDEDESCAVELRITEANLTGHEEKVSVENFELLKVLGTGAYGKVFLVRKAGGHDAGKLYAMKVLRKAALVQRAKTQEHTRTERSVLELVRQAPFLVTLHYAFQTDAKLHLILDYVSGGEMFTHLYQRQYFKEAEVRVYGGEIVLALEHLHKLGIIYRDLKLENVLLDSEGHIVLTDFGLSKEFLTEEKERTFSFCGTIEYMAPEIIRSKTGHGKAVDWWSLGILLFELLTGASPFTLEGERNTQAEVSRRILKCSPPFPPRIGPVAQDLLQRLLCKDPKKRLGAGPQGAQEVRNHPFFQGLDWAALAARKIPAPFRPQIRSELDVGNFAEEFTRLEPVYSPPGSPPPGDPRIFQGYSFVAPSILFDHNNAVMTDVLEAPGAGDPPGRAAVARSAMMQDSPFFQQYELDLREPALGQGSFSVCRRCRQRQSGQEFAVKILSRRLEANTQREVAALRLCQSHPNVVNLHEVHHDQLHTYLVLELLRGGELLEHIRKKRHFSESEASQILRSLVSAVSFMHEEAGVVHRDLKPENILYADDTPGAPVKIIDFGFARLRPQSPGVPMQTPCFTLQYAAPELLAQQGYDESCDLWSLGVILYMMLSGQVPFQGASGQGGQSQAAEIMCKIREGRFSLDGEAWQGVSEEAKELVRGLLTVDPAKRLKLEGLRDSSWLQDGSARSSPPLRTPDVLESSGPAVRSGLNATFMAFNRGKREGFFLKSVENAPLAKRRKQKLRSATASRRGSPAPAAPGRAPTAAKGAPRRANGPLPPS comes from the exons ATGGGGGACGAAGACGAGGATGAGAGCTGCGCCGTGGAGCTGCGGATCACAGAAG CCAACCTGACCGGGCACGAGGAGAAGGTGAGCGTGGAGAACTTCGAGCTGCTCAAGGTGCTGGGCACGGGAG CCTACGGCAAGGTGTTCCTGGTGCGGAAGGCGGGCGGGCACGACGCGGGGAAGCTGTACGCCATGAAGGTGCTGCGCAAGGCGGCGCTGGTGCAGCGCGCCAAGACGCAGGAGCACACGCGCACCGAGCGCTCCGTGCTGGAGCTGGTGCGCCAGGCGCCCTTCCTGGTCACGCTGCACTACGCTTTCCAGACGGATGCCAAGCTGCACCTCATCCTGG ACTATGTGAGCGGAGGGGAGATGTTCACCCACCTCTACCAGCGCCAGTACTTCAAGGAAGCTGAGGTGCGCGTGTATGGGGGTGAGATCGTGCTGGCCCTGGAACACCTGCACAAG CTCGGCATCATTTACCGAGACCTGAAACTGGagaatgtgctgctggattctgagGGCCACATTGTCCTCACGGACTTCGGGCTGAGCAAGGAGTTCCTGACGGAGGAG AAAGAGCGGACCTTCTCCTTCTGTGGCACCATTGAGTACATGGCCCCGGAAATCATCCGTAGCAAGACGGGGCATGGCAAG GCTGTGGACTGGTGGAGCCTGGGCATCTTGCTCTTTGAGCTGCTGACCGGGGCCTCGCCCTTCACCCTGGAGGGTGAGAGGAACACACAGGCTGAGGTGTCTCG ACGGATCCTGAAGtgctcccctcccttcccccctcgGATCGGGCCCGTGGCGCAGGACCTGCTGCAGCGGCTGCTTTGCAAGGATCCCAAGAAGCGATTGGGCGCGGGGCCCCAGGGGGCACAGGAAGTCCGGAACCACCCCTTCTTCCAG GGCCTAGATTGGGCTGCTCTGGCTGCCAGGAAGATTCCAGCCCCATTCCGGCCCCAAATCCGCTCAGAGCTGGATGTGGGCAACTTTGCAGAGGAATTCACTCGGCTGGAGCCTGTCTACTCACCCCCTGGCAGCCCCCCACCTGGGGACCCCCGCATCTTTCAG GGATACTCCTTTGTGGCACCCTCCATCCTCTTCGACCACAACAATGCGGTGATGACCGATGTGCTGGAAGCGCCTGGTGCTGGAGACCCGCCAGGTCGGGCAGCGGTGGCCAGGAGCGCTATGATGcag GACTCGCCCTTCTTCCAGCAGTATGAGCTGGACCTGCGGGAGCCTGCACTGGGCCAGGGCAGCTTCTCTGTGTGTCGCCGCTGCCGCCAGCGCCAGAGCGGCCAGGAGTTCGCAGTCAAGATCCTCAGTCGCAG gctggaggcgAACACGCAGCGCGAAGTGGCTGCCCTGCGCCTGTGCCAGTCACATCCCAACGTGGTGAATCTGCACGAGGTGCATCACGACCAG CTGCACACGTACCTGGTTCTGGAGCTGCTGCGGGGTGGGGAGCTGCTGGAGCACATCCGCAAGAAGCGGCACTTCAGTGAGTCGGAAGCGAGCCAGATCCTGCGCAGCCTCGTGTCGGCGGTGAGCTTCATGCACGAGGAGGCGGGCGTGGTGCACCGCGACCTCAAGCCGGAG AACATCCTGTACGCCGATGACACGCCCGGGGCCCCGGTCAAGATCATCGACTTCGGGTTCGCGCGGCTGCGGCCGCAGAGTCCCGGGGTGCCCATGCAGACGCCCTGCTTCACGCTGCAGTACGCTGCCCCCGAGCTGCTGGCTCAGCAGGGCTACGACGAGTCCTGCGACCTGTGGAGCCTGGGCGTCATTCTG TACATGATGCTGTCGGGGCAGGTCCCCTTCCAGGGGGCCTCTGGCCAGGGCGGGCAGAGCCAGGCGGCCGAGATCATGTGCAAAATCCGCGAGGGGCGCTTCTCCCTTGACGGGGAGGCCTGGCAGGGCGTATCCGAGGAAGCCAAGGAGCTGGTCCGAG GGCTCCTGACTGTGGACCCCGCCAAGCGGCTGAAGCTCGAGGGACTGCGGGACAGCTCGTGGCTGCAGGACGGCAGCGCGCGCTCCTCGCCCCCTCTCCGGACGCCCGACGTGCTAGAGTCCTCTGGGCCTGCAGTGCGCTCCGGTCTCAACGCCACCTTCATG GCATTCAACCGGGGCAAGCGGGAGGGCTTCTTCCTGAAGAGCGTGGAGAACGCACCCCTGGCCAAGCGGCGGAAGCAGAAGCTGCGGAGCGCCACCGCCTCCCGCCGCGGCTCCCCCGCACCAGCCGCCCCGGGTCGAGCCCCCACCGCCGCCAAGGGGGCCCCTCGCCGAGCCAACGGCCCCCTGCCCCCCTCCTAA
- the RPS6KA4 gene encoding ribosomal protein S6 kinase alpha-4 isoform X2 yields the protein MKVLRKAALVQRAKTQEHTRTERSVLELVRQAPFLVTLHYAFQTDAKLHLILDYVSGGEMFTHLYQRQYFKEAEVRVYGGEIVLALEHLHKLGIIYRDLKLENVLLDSEGHIVLTDFGLSKEFLTEEKERTFSFCGTIEYMAPEIIRSKTGHGKAVDWWSLGILLFELLTGASPFTLEGERNTQAEVSRRILKCSPPFPPRIGPVAQDLLQRLLCKDPKKRLGAGPQGAQEVRNHPFFQGLDWAALAARKIPAPFRPQIRSELDVGNFAEEFTRLEPVYSPPGSPPPGDPRIFQGYSFVAPSILFDHNNAVMTDVLEAPGAGDPPGRAAVARSAMMQDSPFFQQYELDLREPALGQGSFSVCRRCRQRQSGQEFAVKILSRRLEANTQREVAALRLCQSHPNVVNLHEVHHDQLHTYLVLELLRGGELLEHIRKKRHFSESEASQILRSLVSAVSFMHEEAGVVHRDLKPENILYADDTPGAPVKIIDFGFARLRPQSPGVPMQTPCFTLQYAAPELLAQQGYDESCDLWSLGVILYMMLSGQVPFQGASGQGGQSQAAEIMCKIREGRFSLDGEAWQGVSEEAKELVRGLLTVDPAKRLKLEGLRDSSWLQDGSARSSPPLRTPDVLESSGPAVRSGLNATFMAFNRGKREGFFLKSVENAPLAKRRKQKLRSATASRRGSPAPAAPGRAPTAAKGAPRRANGPLPPS from the exons ATGAAGGTGCTGCGCAAGGCGGCGCTGGTGCAGCGCGCCAAGACGCAGGAGCACACGCGCACCGAGCGCTCCGTGCTGGAGCTGGTGCGCCAGGCGCCCTTCCTGGTCACGCTGCACTACGCTTTCCAGACGGATGCCAAGCTGCACCTCATCCTGG ACTATGTGAGCGGAGGGGAGATGTTCACCCACCTCTACCAGCGCCAGTACTTCAAGGAAGCTGAGGTGCGCGTGTATGGGGGTGAGATCGTGCTGGCCCTGGAACACCTGCACAAG CTCGGCATCATTTACCGAGACCTGAAACTGGagaatgtgctgctggattctgagGGCCACATTGTCCTCACGGACTTCGGGCTGAGCAAGGAGTTCCTGACGGAGGAG AAAGAGCGGACCTTCTCCTTCTGTGGCACCATTGAGTACATGGCCCCGGAAATCATCCGTAGCAAGACGGGGCATGGCAAG GCTGTGGACTGGTGGAGCCTGGGCATCTTGCTCTTTGAGCTGCTGACCGGGGCCTCGCCCTTCACCCTGGAGGGTGAGAGGAACACACAGGCTGAGGTGTCTCG ACGGATCCTGAAGtgctcccctcccttcccccctcgGATCGGGCCCGTGGCGCAGGACCTGCTGCAGCGGCTGCTTTGCAAGGATCCCAAGAAGCGATTGGGCGCGGGGCCCCAGGGGGCACAGGAAGTCCGGAACCACCCCTTCTTCCAG GGCCTAGATTGGGCTGCTCTGGCTGCCAGGAAGATTCCAGCCCCATTCCGGCCCCAAATCCGCTCAGAGCTGGATGTGGGCAACTTTGCAGAGGAATTCACTCGGCTGGAGCCTGTCTACTCACCCCCTGGCAGCCCCCCACCTGGGGACCCCCGCATCTTTCAG GGATACTCCTTTGTGGCACCCTCCATCCTCTTCGACCACAACAATGCGGTGATGACCGATGTGCTGGAAGCGCCTGGTGCTGGAGACCCGCCAGGTCGGGCAGCGGTGGCCAGGAGCGCTATGATGcag GACTCGCCCTTCTTCCAGCAGTATGAGCTGGACCTGCGGGAGCCTGCACTGGGCCAGGGCAGCTTCTCTGTGTGTCGCCGCTGCCGCCAGCGCCAGAGCGGCCAGGAGTTCGCAGTCAAGATCCTCAGTCGCAG gctggaggcgAACACGCAGCGCGAAGTGGCTGCCCTGCGCCTGTGCCAGTCACATCCCAACGTGGTGAATCTGCACGAGGTGCATCACGACCAG CTGCACACGTACCTGGTTCTGGAGCTGCTGCGGGGTGGGGAGCTGCTGGAGCACATCCGCAAGAAGCGGCACTTCAGTGAGTCGGAAGCGAGCCAGATCCTGCGCAGCCTCGTGTCGGCGGTGAGCTTCATGCACGAGGAGGCGGGCGTGGTGCACCGCGACCTCAAGCCGGAG AACATCCTGTACGCCGATGACACGCCCGGGGCCCCGGTCAAGATCATCGACTTCGGGTTCGCGCGGCTGCGGCCGCAGAGTCCCGGGGTGCCCATGCAGACGCCCTGCTTCACGCTGCAGTACGCTGCCCCCGAGCTGCTGGCTCAGCAGGGCTACGACGAGTCCTGCGACCTGTGGAGCCTGGGCGTCATTCTG TACATGATGCTGTCGGGGCAGGTCCCCTTCCAGGGGGCCTCTGGCCAGGGCGGGCAGAGCCAGGCGGCCGAGATCATGTGCAAAATCCGCGAGGGGCGCTTCTCCCTTGACGGGGAGGCCTGGCAGGGCGTATCCGAGGAAGCCAAGGAGCTGGTCCGAG GGCTCCTGACTGTGGACCCCGCCAAGCGGCTGAAGCTCGAGGGACTGCGGGACAGCTCGTGGCTGCAGGACGGCAGCGCGCGCTCCTCGCCCCCTCTCCGGACGCCCGACGTGCTAGAGTCCTCTGGGCCTGCAGTGCGCTCCGGTCTCAACGCCACCTTCATG GCATTCAACCGGGGCAAGCGGGAGGGCTTCTTCCTGAAGAGCGTGGAGAACGCACCCCTGGCCAAGCGGCGGAAGCAGAAGCTGCGGAGCGCCACCGCCTCCCGCCGCGGCTCCCCCGCACCAGCCGCCCCGGGTCGAGCCCCCACCGCCGCCAAGGGGGCCCCTCGCCGAGCCAACGGCCCCCTGCCCCCCTCCTAA